In Bradyrhizobium sp. CCBAU 051011, the following are encoded in one genomic region:
- a CDS encoding flavodoxin family protein gives MTAPDIRKEMPAVKLPREEFEKRYRRRFVDPAFKPLQRELDAIVAAAWDAYSHSRKAPRTRKAGPAFADPEYEISLDWLAAREAILEAQRRHDDAAAQPRILIINGSARTEHTCPGESSKTWRLVKLCEPVLTEMGFAVDILDLSRLTSEYGRQIHPCKSCVATAMPLCHWPCSCYPNYALNQTDDWMNDIYPMWVAAHGILIVSPVNWYHAPTPLKAMMDRLVCADGGNPDPTSTHGKHADQAKALELKGWPYPRHLAGRHFGLVVHGDSAGAEMLRRSLSDWLTDMSLISAGRTAEAEGYIGYMEPYATSHQALDEDREFQDEVRNAARALGNAVKLARAGKFENPGQGLVNPNPK, from the coding sequence ATGACGGCGCCGGACATTCGCAAGGAAATGCCGGCCGTCAAACTGCCGCGCGAGGAATTCGAGAAGCGCTACCGCCGCCGCTTCGTCGATCCGGCCTTCAAGCCGCTGCAGCGCGAACTCGACGCCATCGTCGCGGCCGCATGGGACGCCTACAGCCATTCGCGCAAGGCACCGCGGACGCGAAAAGCGGGGCCGGCCTTCGCCGATCCCGAGTACGAAATATCGTTGGATTGGCTGGCCGCGCGCGAGGCCATTCTCGAGGCGCAGCGGCGCCACGACGATGCCGCCGCACAGCCGCGCATCCTCATCATCAACGGCTCGGCACGCACCGAGCATACCTGCCCCGGCGAGAGTTCGAAGACGTGGCGGCTGGTCAAACTCTGCGAGCCGGTATTGACCGAGATGGGATTTGCGGTCGACATTCTCGATCTGTCGCGGCTGACGTCGGAATATGGCCGGCAGATTCACCCTTGCAAATCCTGCGTCGCCACCGCGATGCCGCTCTGTCACTGGCCCTGCAGTTGCTATCCGAACTACGCGCTGAACCAGACTGACGACTGGATGAACGATATCTATCCGATGTGGGTGGCAGCCCATGGCATCCTGATCGTGTCGCCGGTGAACTGGTATCACGCGCCGACGCCGCTGAAGGCGATGATGGACCGGCTGGTCTGCGCCGATGGCGGCAATCCCGATCCGACCTCCACCCACGGCAAGCATGCCGACCAAGCCAAGGCGCTCGAACTGAAGGGCTGGCCCTACCCGCGGCATCTGGCGGGACGCCACTTTGGGCTCGTCGTGCACGGCGACAGCGCCGGCGCCGAGATGTTGCGCCGCTCGCTGTCGGACTGGCTCACCGACATGTCGCTGATCTCGGCCGGCCGCACCGCCGAGGCCGAGGGCTATATCGGCTACATGGAGCCCTACGCCACCTCGCACCAGGCGCTCGACGAAGATCGCGAATTCCAGGACGAGGTCCGCAATGCGGCGCGCGCGCTCGGCAATGCGGTGAAGCTGGCGCGGGCGGGGAAGTTCGAGAACCCCGGACAGGGACTTGTCAATCCGAATCCGAAGTAG
- a CDS encoding 3-hydroxybutyryl-CoA dehydrogenase, protein MIEQIGIVGAGTMGNGIAQVCAAAGLPVVMTDISDAALTRGMSVVASSLERLVNKQKMTDADRQAALARITTTTDNTKFSTCDLVIEAATENEELKVKILKDLCAKIRPQALLATNTSSISITKLAAATDRPDRFIGMHFFNPVPLMALLELIRGLQTSDDTHAKAEAFAKRVGKVAITAKNSPGFAVNRILCPMINEAIFALQEGIATAEDLDAGMKLGCNHPIGPLALADMIGLDTMLSVMEVFYEGFNDPKYRPAPLLKEMVAAGHLGRKTGQGFYSYGK, encoded by the coding sequence ATGATCGAACAAATCGGTATCGTAGGCGCGGGCACCATGGGTAACGGCATCGCCCAGGTGTGCGCCGCCGCCGGGCTTCCCGTCGTCATGACCGACATCTCCGACGCCGCGCTCACCCGCGGCATGTCGGTCGTCGCGAGCAGCCTGGAGCGCCTCGTCAACAAGCAGAAGATGACCGACGCCGATCGCCAGGCCGCGCTGGCACGCATCACGACGACTACGGACAACACGAAATTTTCTACCTGCGATCTCGTGATCGAGGCGGCGACCGAGAATGAAGAGCTGAAGGTCAAGATCCTGAAGGATCTATGCGCGAAGATTCGCCCGCAGGCGCTGCTCGCGACCAATACCTCGTCGATCTCGATCACCAAACTCGCGGCGGCAACGGACCGCCCCGACCGCTTCATCGGCATGCACTTCTTCAACCCGGTGCCGCTGATGGCGCTTTTGGAATTGATCCGCGGCCTGCAGACGTCGGACGATACCCATGCCAAGGCGGAAGCCTTTGCAAAACGGGTCGGCAAGGTTGCGATCACGGCGAAGAACAGCCCGGGCTTTGCGGTCAACCGCATCCTGTGCCCGATGATCAACGAGGCGATTTTTGCGCTTCAGGAAGGTATTGCCACGGCCGAAGACCTCGACGCCGGCATGAAGCTCGGCTGCAACCATCCGATCGGCCCGCTCGCGCTTGCCGACATGATCGGCCTCGACACCATGCTGTCGGTGATGGAAGTGTTCTATGAAGGCTTCAACGATCCGAAATACCGCCCCGCGCCGCTGCTGAAGGAAATGGTCGCCGCCGGCCACCTCGGCCGCAAGACCGGGCAGGGGTTTTATAGCTACGGGAAGTAG
- the gor gene encoding glutathione-disulfide reductase — translation MAKFDVDLFVIGGGSGGVRAARIAAGYGAKVMVAEEYRMGGTCVIRGCVPKKLFVLGSHVRHEIEDAAGFGWSIPEISFDWSTLVANKDKEIARLEGIYAANVEKSGARIAKTRAVLEDAHTLRLMTGETVTAKYILIATGGAPNHGREIPGIEHVISSNEAFHLTELPKRIVIQGGGYIALEFAGIFAGFGSDVTVVYRGDNILRGFDEDVRKHVRAEMEKQGITIITGCTIDKVEKHGKEYTTHLSSGSSIASEKVMFAIGRHPNVANLGLEKAGVAINPANGGIAVDEWSKTSVDNIYAIGDVTHRLNLTPVAIREGHAFADTVFGKRQLAVDHATIPTAVFSQPEVGTVGLTEAQARAQVSHVDIYKADFRPIKATMSGRDTRVLMKLVVDGTTDRVLGCHIVGDTAAEIVQAVAIAVKMKATKADFDATIALHPTAAEELVTMRTPTARYVRQAAE, via the coding sequence ATGGCTAAGTTCGACGTCGATCTGTTCGTCATCGGTGGTGGCTCGGGTGGCGTGCGCGCCGCCCGAATCGCTGCCGGCTACGGCGCCAAGGTCATGGTCGCCGAAGAATACCGGATGGGCGGCACCTGCGTGATCCGCGGCTGCGTGCCCAAAAAACTGTTCGTGCTCGGCTCGCACGTCCGCCACGAAATCGAGGACGCCGCCGGTTTCGGCTGGTCCATCCCGGAAATCTCCTTCGACTGGTCGACGCTGGTCGCCAACAAGGACAAGGAGATCGCCCGCCTCGAGGGCATCTACGCCGCCAATGTCGAGAAATCAGGCGCGCGAATTGCGAAAACCCGCGCGGTGCTGGAAGACGCCCACACGCTGCGACTGATGACCGGCGAAACGGTCACCGCAAAATATATCCTGATCGCGACCGGCGGCGCGCCGAACCACGGCCGCGAGATCCCCGGCATCGAACACGTGATTTCCTCCAACGAGGCGTTTCATCTGACCGAACTGCCGAAGCGCATCGTGATCCAGGGCGGCGGCTATATCGCGCTGGAATTCGCCGGCATCTTTGCCGGCTTCGGCTCCGATGTGACCGTGGTCTACCGCGGCGACAACATTTTGCGCGGCTTTGACGAGGACGTCCGCAAGCACGTGCGCGCCGAGATGGAGAAGCAGGGCATCACCATCATCACCGGCTGCACCATCGACAAGGTGGAGAAGCACGGCAAGGAATACACCACGCATCTATCCAGCGGATCGAGCATCGCTTCGGAGAAGGTGATGTTCGCGATCGGCCGCCACCCGAACGTCGCCAATCTCGGGCTGGAAAAGGCCGGCGTCGCCATCAATCCTGCGAATGGCGGCATTGCCGTCGATGAGTGGTCGAAGACCTCGGTCGACAACATCTATGCGATCGGCGACGTCACCCATCGCCTCAATCTGACGCCGGTCGCGATTCGCGAGGGCCATGCCTTCGCCGACACCGTGTTTGGCAAGCGGCAGCTAGCAGTCGATCACGCCACCATTCCGACGGCCGTGTTTTCGCAGCCCGAAGTCGGCACCGTTGGCCTGACCGAAGCGCAGGCGCGTGCGCAGGTGAGCCATGTCGACATCTACAAGGCCGATTTTCGTCCGATCAAGGCGACGATGTCCGGCCGCGACACCCGCGTGCTGATGAAGCTTGTGGTCGACGGCACCACCGACCGCGTGCTCGGCTGTCACATCGTCGGCGACACCGCCGCCGAAATCGTGCAGGCGGTCGCGATCGCGGTGAAGATGAAGGCGACCAAAGCCGATTTCGACGCAACGATTGCCCTGCATCCGACCGCCGCGGAAGAGCTGGTGACGATGCGCACGCCGACGGCGCGGTATGTGCGGCAGGCGGCGGAGTAG
- a CDS encoding DUF2059 domain-containing protein, which yields MKSLSRIMSATGLAVGLALTAVPASAQQKNAPAAPAATQLKPGSPAAIAAAKEILTMKNAAAMYANAVPNLVEQTKNVLLQSNLNYQKDLNEVAVIVAKNLAGREKEIGEGMAQVYANEFTEQELKDLVTFYKSPLGQKLLASEPRAIQFSMSYMNQWAQAFAETINGQFRAEMKKRGKDI from the coding sequence ATGAAGAGCCTTTCACGGATTATGTCGGCGACCGGCCTTGCAGTGGGGCTGGCCCTGACCGCCGTTCCGGCCAGCGCGCAGCAGAAGAACGCCCCTGCGGCGCCTGCGGCCACGCAACTCAAGCCTGGTTCGCCGGCGGCGATCGCTGCCGCCAAGGAAATCCTGACGATGAAGAACGCGGCGGCGATGTACGCCAACGCCGTTCCCAATCTCGTCGAGCAGACCAAGAACGTGCTGTTGCAGAGCAATCTGAACTACCAGAAGGACCTCAACGAGGTCGCCGTGATCGTGGCCAAGAATCTCGCCGGCCGTGAGAAGGAAATCGGCGAGGGCATGGCGCAGGTCTACGCCAACGAGTTCACCGAGCAGGAGCTGAAGGACCTCGTCACCTTCTACAAGTCGCCGCTCGGCCAGAAGCTGCTTGCGAGCGAGCCCCGTGCGATCCAGTTCAGCATGTCCTACATGAACCAGTGGGCCCAGGCCTTTGCCGAAACGATCAACGGCCAGTTCCGCGCCGAGATGAAGAAGCGCGGCAAGGATATCTGA
- the rpiA gene encoding ribose-5-phosphate isomerase RpiA, whose amino-acid sequence MDMDGLKRQAAAQALEHVQDGMKLGLGTGSTAKHFVELLGQRVAGGLRVVGVPTSEATRAQAEACKIPLTTLDEVDRLDLTVDGADELDGALNLIKGGGGALLREKIVAAASNRMIVIADDTKWVDVLGRFPLPVEVIPFGLAATQRAMAAAFAQSGVSGQMGLRKGKDGHVFVTDGGHWIVDAHLGRIADAPRLAGLLSPIPGVVEHGLFIGLASIAVLAGAQGIRVVERR is encoded by the coding sequence GTGGATATGGATGGACTTAAGCGGCAGGCGGCGGCGCAGGCGCTGGAGCATGTGCAGGACGGCATGAAGCTCGGGCTCGGCACCGGCTCGACCGCCAAGCATTTTGTCGAGTTGCTCGGTCAGCGCGTGGCCGGTGGGTTGCGCGTGGTCGGCGTGCCGACCTCGGAAGCAACCCGCGCCCAGGCCGAAGCCTGCAAAATTCCCCTGACCACGCTCGACGAAGTCGACCGGCTCGATCTCACCGTCGACGGCGCCGACGAGCTCGATGGCGCCCTCAACCTGATCAAGGGCGGCGGTGGCGCGCTGCTGCGGGAGAAGATCGTGGCGGCGGCCTCGAATCGCATGATCGTGATTGCCGACGATACCAAATGGGTCGATGTCCTCGGCCGTTTCCCTCTACCTGTCGAGGTGATCCCGTTCGGGCTGGCCGCAACCCAGCGGGCCATGGCGGCCGCATTTGCCCAAAGCGGCGTTTCCGGGCAAATGGGGCTCCGCAAGGGCAAGGACGGCCACGTTTTTGTCACCGATGGCGGCCACTGGATTGTCGATGCCCATCTCGGGCGCATTGCGGATGCGCCGCGTCTGGCGGGCCTGTTGAGTCCGATCCCGGGTGTCGTCGAACATGGGTTGTTCATTGGCCTGGCCAGCATCGCCGTCCTGGCAGGTGCCCAGGGAATTCGCGTAGTTGAGCGGCGGTAA
- a CDS encoding SDR family NAD(P)-dependent oxidoreductase translates to MRELVGKTAFVTGGAGGIGLALGRAFAQAGMKVMLADIEADALQAAVTNLREISPDVSGIICDVADAESVERAAQAAFDAFGKVHVVCNNAGVAAGGGIDHISLDSWRWVIDVNLMGVLHGIKSFLPHIRAHGEGGHIVNTASMAGMLAGLGFSAYGASKFAVVSMSEGLSLQLKPHGIGVSVLCPNYVRTRIGESGRNRPARYGPTKPLDPASPAAALVAELARNIDAGIEPDAVAARVLAAIRHDELYIFTHPGMRAEVEPRFAAILAAMDRVSPP, encoded by the coding sequence ATGCGCGAGCTTGTGGGCAAGACCGCCTTTGTGACCGGTGGGGCTGGTGGAATCGGTTTGGCGCTCGGCCGCGCGTTCGCGCAGGCCGGCATGAAAGTGATGCTGGCCGATATCGAGGCGGATGCGCTGCAGGCCGCCGTCACCAACCTGCGGGAAATCTCGCCCGATGTCAGCGGCATCATCTGCGACGTTGCCGACGCGGAAAGCGTCGAGCGCGCCGCCCAGGCCGCATTCGACGCCTTCGGCAAGGTGCACGTGGTCTGCAACAATGCCGGCGTCGCCGCGGGCGGCGGCATCGACCATATCTCGCTCGACAGTTGGCGCTGGGTGATCGACGTCAACCTGATGGGCGTGCTTCACGGCATCAAGAGCTTTCTGCCGCATATCCGCGCGCATGGCGAAGGCGGCCATATCGTCAACACTGCCTCGATGGCGGGGATGTTGGCCGGACTTGGATTTAGCGCCTACGGCGCCAGCAAATTTGCCGTTGTCAGCATGTCGGAAGGGTTGAGCCTTCAGCTCAAGCCGCACGGCATCGGCGTCAGCGTATTGTGCCCAAACTATGTGCGTACCCGCATCGGCGAGAGCGGGCGCAACCGGCCCGCGCGCTACGGGCCGACGAAGCCGCTCGATCCCGCCAGCCCCGCTGCGGCCTTGGTCGCCGAGCTTGCCCGGAATATCGACGCCGGAATTGAGCCCGACGCGGTTGCCGCGCGGGTGCTCGCCGCGATCCGCCACGATGAACTCTACATTTTTACCCATCCCGGCATGCGGGCCGAGGTCGAGCCGCGTTTCGCCGCCATTTTGGCCGCAATGGATCGGGTTTCACCCCCATAA
- a CDS encoding HAD family hydrolase, with translation MTFPRTVVFDLDGTLVDTAPDLIAALNFVLAREGLTPVPVKTARNMIGAGARKLIERALEAEGRIMGVEDINRLTKDFIDYYGAHIADASRPFEGLEAALDDLAAQGCRFAVCTNKLEWLSKRLLDELGLSGRFAAICGADTFGVSKPDPIILQQTVARAGGDIGATVMVGDAGPDVGVARRAGVPVIGVEFGYTDVPIAEFKPDRLIGHMRELPAAVDGLSKAVSQV, from the coding sequence ATGACCTTTCCTCGCACCGTTGTCTTCGACCTCGACGGCACCCTCGTCGATACCGCCCCCGACCTGATTGCCGCGCTCAATTTCGTGCTCGCGCGCGAAGGCCTGACGCCCGTTCCCGTGAAAACGGCGCGCAACATGATCGGCGCCGGCGCACGCAAGCTGATCGAGCGCGCGCTCGAAGCGGAAGGCCGCATCATGGGCGTCGAGGACATCAACCGGCTGACCAAGGATTTCATCGATTATTACGGCGCCCACATCGCCGACGCCTCGCGCCCTTTCGAGGGGCTGGAAGCCGCGCTCGACGACCTCGCGGCGCAGGGGTGCCGCTTTGCGGTGTGCACCAACAAGCTGGAATGGCTGTCGAAGCGGCTGCTCGACGAATTGGGCCTGAGCGGACGGTTTGCCGCGATCTGCGGCGCCGATACGTTCGGTGTCTCCAAGCCGGATCCCATCATCCTGCAGCAGACGGTGGCGCGGGCCGGCGGCGATATCGGCGCGACCGTCATGGTGGGCGATGCCGGGCCTGACGTCGGCGTCGCGAGGCGAGCCGGCGTTCCCGTGATCGGGGTCGAATTCGGCTACACCGATGTACCGATCGCCGAGTTCAAGCCCGACCGGCTGATCGGGCATATGCGTGAGCTGCCGGCCGCGGTGGACGGGCTGAGCAAGGCCGTGTCGCAGGTGTAA
- the moaA gene encoding GTP 3',8-cyclase MoaA, which translates to MNGSPSPDQLMRPMVDPFGRTIRYLRVSVTDRCDLRCFYCMSEDMTFLPKKDLLTLEELDRLCSAFIAKGVRKIRLTGGEPLVRRNVMTLVRSLSRHLGTGALDELTLTTNGSQLARFATELRDCGIRRVNVSLDTLDAQKFRAITRWGDIDQVLAGIEAARDAGLAVKINAVALKNMNEEEIPSLMEWAHGKGMALTLIEVMPMGEIGEGRIDQYVPLSLLRARLAQHYTLTDLDENTGGPARYVRVTETSGKLGFITPMTHNFCESCNRVRITCTGTLHTCLGHEDASDLRKPLRASPDDELLSAAIDRAIGLKPKGHDFIIDRRHNRPSVSRHMSVTGG; encoded by the coding sequence ATGAACGGCTCCCCGTCACCCGATCAGCTGATGCGCCCGATGGTCGATCCGTTCGGCCGGACCATCCGGTATCTGCGCGTGTCGGTGACGGATCGCTGCGACCTGCGCTGCTTCTACTGCATGTCCGAGGACATGACGTTCCTGCCGAAAAAGGACTTGCTGACGCTGGAGGAACTCGACCGGCTGTGCTCGGCCTTCATCGCCAAGGGCGTGCGCAAGATCCGCCTCACGGGCGGCGAGCCGCTGGTCCGGCGCAACGTCATGACGCTGGTGCGCTCGTTGTCGCGGCATCTTGGCACTGGCGCGCTCGATGAGCTGACGCTGACCACCAACGGCTCGCAACTGGCGCGTTTCGCGACCGAATTGCGCGACTGCGGCATCCGCCGCGTCAACGTCTCGCTCGACACGCTCGATGCGCAGAAGTTCCGCGCCATCACCCGCTGGGGCGATATCGACCAGGTCCTGGCCGGCATCGAGGCCGCGCGCGACGCGGGGCTTGCGGTCAAGATCAACGCGGTGGCGCTGAAGAACATGAACGAGGAGGAAATTCCCTCGCTGATGGAATGGGCGCACGGCAAGGGCATGGCGCTGACGCTGATCGAGGTCATGCCGATGGGCGAGATCGGCGAAGGCCGCATCGACCAATATGTACCGCTGTCATTGTTGCGCGCGCGGCTGGCCCAGCACTACACGCTCACCGACCTCGACGAAAATACCGGCGGCCCTGCCCGCTATGTCCGCGTCACCGAGACCAGCGGCAAGCTCGGCTTCATCACGCCGATGACCCATAATTTCTGCGAGTCCTGTAACCGGGTACGGATCACCTGCACCGGCACGCTGCACACCTGCCTCGGCCACGAGGATGCCTCCGATTTGCGCAAGCCGTTGCGGGCATCGCCTGACGACGAGTTGCTGTCGGCCGCGATCGATCGCGCCATCGGGCTGAAGCCGAAGGGCCATGACTTCATCATCGACCGCCGGCATAACCGCCCGAGCGTCTCGCGCCACATGAGCGTGACCGGCGGCTAG
- a CDS encoding TRAP transporter small permease subunit, producing MRPLLALSNSIDWLNDKLGGVCNWLVLAACVVSAANAMIRYAFGYSSNAWLELQWYMFAIFVMFGASHTFKKNEHVRVEILYLMLSERGQLKLDLIGTLFFLIPSCLLLSYLSWPFFMQAYAVGETSSNAGGLLRWPIKLVVPVGFVFLALQGFSEVIKRIAALKGYVVIDAKYERPTQ from the coding sequence ATGCGCCCATTGTTGGCCCTGAGTAATTCAATCGATTGGCTCAATGACAAACTAGGCGGCGTCTGCAACTGGCTCGTGCTTGCGGCCTGCGTCGTGAGCGCCGCCAACGCGATGATCCGCTACGCGTTCGGCTACTCGTCCAACGCCTGGCTCGAATTGCAGTGGTACATGTTCGCCATCTTCGTGATGTTCGGCGCCTCGCATACGTTCAAGAAGAACGAGCATGTCCGGGTTGAAATCCTGTACCTGATGCTGTCCGAGCGTGGCCAGCTCAAGCTCGATCTGATCGGCACCCTGTTCTTCCTGATCCCGTCCTGCCTGCTGCTCAGCTATCTGTCCTGGCCGTTCTTCATGCAGGCCTACGCGGTCGGCGAGACCTCGAGCAATGCCGGCGGCCTGCTTCGCTGGCCGATCAAGCTCGTCGTTCCCGTGGGCTTCGTATTCCTGGCGCTGCAAGGCTTCTCCGAGGTGATCAAGCGCATCGCCGCACTTAAGGGTTATGTCGTGATTGATGCGAAGTACGAGAGGCCGACCCAATGA
- a CDS encoding TRAP transporter large permease subunit: MITLEMMPPLMFGGLILAMLIGFPVAFTLAALGLSFGFLSIHLGFFDMNFLQAIPGRIFGGVLSNELLLAIPFFTFMGSVLERCGLAEDMLDSMGQLFGPIRGGLGYSVIIVGFILGAITGTVAAQVIAMALISMPVMLRYGYNVRYITGVLAASGTITQLVPPSLVLIVMADQLGKSVGDMYLGAWGPSLLQIALFAGYTFVLSIFLPHHVPAVPKDALTLRGWPLWRKCLMGIIPSAVLIFVVLGTMMMGLATPTEAGAMGAIGAIVLAAIHHKDLSSKGHKMLLVGIAATGVAVIVGMFLGEGKVLKLTFAVLYLAVVWLCLEAVRIPDLRDLIKQGYQSTMRLSCMVVFILIGSTCFSVVFLGVNGGVWLEHHLTSIPGGVWGFLIFINVFIFFLAFFLDFFEIAFIILPMVAPIAQKVLAPIVGPDAALIWFGVMLCVNMQTSFLHPPFGFALFYLRGVAPKEVKSSDIYWGAIPWIGLQAIMVVIVVAFPMVVTALLPKPLDVDLSKVKIEVPQIELPPLDFGGPKQ, translated from the coding sequence ATGATCACGCTGGAGATGATGCCGCCGCTGATGTTCGGCGGCTTGATTCTGGCCATGCTGATCGGCTTCCCGGTGGCCTTCACGCTGGCGGCCCTCGGGCTGTCGTTCGGGTTCCTGTCGATCCATCTCGGCTTTTTCGACATGAACTTCCTGCAGGCAATTCCGGGCCGCATTTTCGGCGGCGTGCTTTCCAACGAATTGCTGCTGGCGATTCCGTTCTTCACCTTCATGGGTTCCGTCCTCGAGCGATGCGGTCTCGCCGAAGACATGCTGGACTCGATGGGCCAGCTGTTCGGCCCGATCCGCGGCGGTCTCGGCTATTCCGTCATCATCGTCGGCTTCATCCTCGGTGCGATCACGGGCACGGTGGCGGCGCAGGTCATCGCCATGGCGCTGATCTCGATGCCGGTGATGCTGCGCTATGGTTATAACGTCCGCTACATCACCGGCGTGCTGGCTGCATCCGGCACCATCACCCAGTTGGTGCCACCCTCGCTGGTGCTGATCGTGATGGCCGACCAACTCGGCAAATCGGTCGGCGACATGTATCTTGGCGCCTGGGGGCCGTCGCTCCTGCAGATCGCGCTGTTCGCCGGCTACACCTTCGTTCTGAGTATCTTCCTGCCCCATCACGTCCCGGCCGTGCCCAAGGACGCGCTGACGTTGCGAGGCTGGCCGCTCTGGCGCAAATGCCTGATGGGCATCATTCCCTCCGCGGTGCTGATCTTCGTGGTGTTGGGCACCATGATGATGGGCCTGGCCACCCCCACGGAAGCCGGCGCGATGGGTGCGATCGGCGCCATCGTGCTCGCCGCTATCCACCACAAGGATCTGAGCAGCAAGGGACACAAGATGCTGCTCGTCGGCATCGCCGCCACCGGCGTCGCCGTAATCGTCGGAATGTTCCTCGGCGAAGGCAAAGTGCTCAAGCTGACCTTCGCGGTGCTCTATCTGGCCGTCGTCTGGCTCTGCCTGGAAGCGGTCCGCATTCCGGACCTGCGCGATCTGATCAAGCAGGGCTACCAGTCGACCATGCGCCTCTCCTGCATGGTGGTGTTCATCCTGATCGGCTCGACCTGCTTCTCGGTGGTGTTCCTCGGCGTCAACGGCGGCGTGTGGCTCGAGCACCATCTGACCTCGATCCCCGGCGGCGTCTGGGGCTTCCTGATCTTCATCAACGTCTTCATCTTCTTCCTGGCGTTCTTCCTCGATTTCTTCGAGATCGCCTTCATCATCCTGCCGATGGTGGCGCCGATTGCGCAGAAGGTGCTGGCGCCGATCGTGGGTCCCGACGCCGCGCTGATCTGGTTCGGCGTCATGCTCTGCGTCAACATGCAGACCTCGTTCCTGCACCCGCCGTTTGGTTTCGCGCTGTTCTATCTGCGCGGCGTCGCGCCCAAGGAGGTCAAGAGCTCCGACATCTACTGGGGGGCGATACCCTGGATCGGCCTACAGGCCATCATGGTGGTGATCGTGGTCGCTTTCCCGATGGTGGTTACCGCCCTGCTTCCAAAGCCGCTCGACGTCGACCTCAGCAAGGTCAAGATCGAGGTGCCGCAGATCGAACTGCCGCCGCTCGATTTCGGCGGGCCGAAGCAATGA
- a CDS encoding GNAT family N-acetyltransferase produces the protein MPISIRAARNEDLEIAAALVQRSINDLWTRHGVEPSMPLRPPLFQAFCLSEDASGLWIAEDGGAIIGFGFSWTLADFWYLAQLFVEPGKQARGVGGELLQKTLLHAERLKATNRALITFAFNTSSIGLYTKHGLYPREPLFRISAPASEVQRRLRSSRYARRPIAAGAPVDWLGQIDSDILGFRRDRHHEFLLRTDATGFRIEEGDSAVGYAYASPEGHIGPLAVAPGADTAEVVSAAMEAALSLQPQQLSLIAPGGADALMAKITELGFRIVQPLVLMSARSFGDWRNYVPRDPGYM, from the coding sequence ATGCCGATCAGCATTCGCGCGGCAAGGAACGAAGACCTGGAGATTGCGGCCGCGCTGGTTCAGCGAAGCATCAATGATCTGTGGACCCGGCATGGGGTTGAGCCGTCGATGCCGCTGCGGCCGCCACTGTTCCAAGCCTTCTGTCTGTCCGAGGATGCGAGCGGCCTATGGATTGCGGAAGACGGCGGGGCGATCATCGGCTTCGGTTTCAGCTGGACTCTCGCCGACTTCTGGTACCTGGCGCAGCTCTTCGTGGAGCCGGGGAAGCAGGCAAGGGGAGTCGGCGGGGAACTCCTCCAAAAAACCTTGCTCCATGCGGAGCGGCTGAAGGCGACAAATCGAGCGCTTATCACCTTTGCGTTCAATACGTCTTCAATCGGGCTTTATACGAAGCACGGCCTGTATCCGCGCGAACCCCTCTTTCGCATCAGCGCACCGGCCAGCGAGGTGCAACGGAGGCTTCGAAGCAGCCGCTATGCCCGTCGCCCGATTGCGGCGGGCGCGCCGGTCGATTGGCTTGGCCAAATCGACAGTGACATTCTCGGCTTCCGCCGCGACCGGCACCACGAGTTCCTGTTGCGGACAGATGCGACAGGATTCAGGATTGAGGAAGGCGATTCCGCCGTTGGCTACGCGTACGCGTCGCCCGAGGGTCACATTGGACCTCTCGCAGTTGCGCCGGGCGCTGACACGGCGGAGGTCGTCAGCGCGGCAATGGAAGCTGCTTTGAGCCTTCAACCTCAGCAGCTGTCGCTGATCGCGCCAGGGGGTGCCGACGCACTTATGGCCAAGATAACCGAACTTGGCTTTCGCATCGTGCAGCCGCTCGTCCTCATGTCGGCGCGATCATTTGGCGATTGGCGCAATTATGTTCCGCGCGATCCCGGCTATATGTGA